A genomic stretch from Anaerococcus mediterraneensis includes:
- a CDS encoding PTS ascorbate transporter subunit IIC, which produces MDILYGILNGFVKNILTKPAFFIGFLVLIGYLLDGKKWYDALAGFIKATVGYMILSVGSGGLVKTFRPILTGLKDRFQITATVIDPYFGQNAVTEGMEHLGRSFSQVMLLLLIAFIVNIILVRLKNITKMRAVFTTGHVQMQQAATAFWLIVFCFPKLGQTPILIIMAILLGLYWAVGSNLTVEDTQKLTDGAGFCIAHQQMFGIRFACWLSDKLFKNHKKDDSKDLDDIELPGFLSIFNENMVATAILMTLFFGIIQVVLGKDYLIAQEALKLEDNFFFYILESSFSFAVNLAILQLGVRTFVGELTASFDGIQNKLLPGALPGIDCAAVFGFGSANAVTIGFMFGALGQFLAIAILFLMKSPTLIIAGFVPLFFDNAVLGVYSNNRGGYKAAFLIPFISGLVQVFGSAFIASYTGLAQYGGYLGMVDWATVWPLATVIMNNIGYIGVAIAAIVFIAIPQIQYRKNKEGYFIITEDYEAYKETLNK; this is translated from the coding sequence ATGGATATTTTATACGGTATATTAAATGGATTTGTAAAAAACATACTGACTAAACCAGCATTTTTTATTGGTTTTTTGGTTCTAATTGGGTATCTATTAGATGGTAAGAAGTGGTATGATGCATTAGCAGGTTTTATCAAGGCTACAGTTGGATATATGATCCTAAGCGTTGGTTCTGGTGGTCTTGTAAAAACATTTAGGCCAATTCTTACAGGTCTTAAAGATAGGTTTCAAATAACAGCAACTGTAATTGACCCATATTTTGGACAAAACGCTGTTACTGAAGGAATGGAGCATTTGGGAAGGTCCTTTTCTCAGGTAATGCTGCTTTTGCTTATTGCTTTTATAGTAAATATTATTCTTGTTAGACTTAAAAATATAACAAAGATGAGAGCAGTCTTTACAACAGGTCACGTTCAAATGCAACAAGCTGCTACAGCTTTTTGGCTAATCGTATTTTGTTTTCCAAAGCTTGGACAAACTCCAATACTTATCATAATGGCTATCCTACTAGGTCTATATTGGGCTGTTGGTTCAAACTTGACAGTTGAAGATACTCAAAAACTTACAGATGGGGCAGGTTTTTGTATAGCCCACCAACAAATGTTTGGTATAAGATTTGCATGCTGGTTATCTGACAAATTATTTAAAAATCACAAAAAAGATGATAGCAAGGACTTAGATGATATAGAACTACCAGGATTTTTATCTATATTTAATGAAAACATGGTAGCTACAGCTATACTTATGACCCTATTTTTTGGTATAATCCAAGTTGTTTTAGGCAAGGACTATCTGATAGCTCAAGAGGCTCTAAAACTAGAAGATAACTTCTTCTTTTATATATTAGAATCATCATTCTCTTTTGCAGTTAACCTTGCAATCCTACAACTAGGAGTTAGGACATTCGTTGGAGAACTTACAGCGTCATTTGATGGTATCCAAAATAAACTATTACCAGGTGCTCTTCCTGGAATCGACTGCGCTGCAGTTTTTGGTTTTGGTTCTGCAAATGCAGTTACAATAGGATTTATGTTTGGTGCCTTGGGACAATTCTTGGCTATAGCAATATTATTCTTGATGAAATCACCTACACTTATAATAGCTGGTTTCGTACCACTATTCTTTGATAACGCCGTTTTAGGTGTTTATTCAAACAATAGGGGCGGATACAAAGCAGCATTTTTGATACCATTTATCTCAGGATTGGTACAAGTATTTGGTTCAGCTTTCATAGCTTCTTATACAGGACTTGCCCAATACGGTGGATACCTAGGCATGGTTGACTGGGCAACAGTTTGGCCACTTGCTACAGTTATAATGAATAACATAGGTTATATAGGTGTTGCAATAGCTGCAATCGTATTTATAGCTATCCCACAAATTCAATATAGAAAAAATAAAGAGGGTTACTTTATAATTACAGAAGATTACGAAGCCTATAAAGAAACACTTAATAAATAA
- a CDS encoding PTS sugar transporter subunit IIA — protein MLKEIIEKGLYDFTDQCDSWEIAITKSCGKLIEKNIVDENYPKQVIETVNKYGPYIVLVPGVAMPHCQECATGVNDTAISFMKVKKPVVFDENDRDKDATLFFTVASVDPEKHLENIGQLSEILCNDEIIEALNKVENLDDLKKVQEQYNI, from the coding sequence ATGCTTAAAGAAATTATAGAAAAAGGCCTGTATGATTTTACTGACCAGTGCGATTCTTGGGAAATCGCTATTACAAAATCATGTGGAAAACTTATAGAAAAAAATATAGTTGATGAAAATTATCCAAAGCAAGTCATAGAGACAGTCAATAAATATGGACCATACATAGTTTTAGTTCCTGGTGTAGCCATGCCACATTGCCAGGAGTGTGCAACAGGAGTTAATGACACAGCTATATCTTTTATGAAGGTAAAGAAGCCTGTTGTTTTTGATGAAAACGATAGGGACAAGGATGCAACATTATTTTTTACAGTGGCAAGTGTAGACCCAGAAAAACACTTGGAAAATATCGGTCAATTGTCAGAAATTTTGTGCAACGATGAAATAATAGAAGCTTTAAATAAAGTAGAAAATCTCGATGACCTAAAAAAGGTCCAAGAACAATATAATATCTAG
- a CDS encoding glycoside hydrolase family 13 protein has product MNKAAILHMSESFMAYATGSDELNIRLRTDKKDRLDISLLYTYKFDQPRLWQEAKMEKTFEDGYFSYYERDLKITDKRLAYIFKISEGKKTYYFSENGLEEDFDFDNFYFTSFHMPYINEADLFKPVEWMKEAVFYQIFPERFRRGDFSKDDSYINQAWTDLPSPNSFAGGDIKGIIEKLDHIKGLGVTCLYLTPIFKSPTNHKYDTIDYFEIDPQFGDKNDFKRLVEKAHSLGIRIVLDGVFNHMCHENPIFKDVREKGKDSKFYDWFYIDGDKADIEKINYETFAHVYNMPKLKTSNRGVQDYLIKIGKYWIEEFDIDGWRLDVSDEVSHDFWKRFRKEIKSTKDDAIIIGENWHNAETFLRGDEFDSIMNYAFTNACLDYFKGEKTAQETSDYLNMVIMRNRDQANRMMLNFLDTHDTPRFITEVGGSLDKLFAALALNVVYMGASCIYYGTEVGLEGKGDPDCRRAFPWDILGEKQELIEKIKKILAVKKHETIRNGDIKIYSKDGLLIIERFTDKKILSLAINLESERGFAIGDKDILLSNNYSDPILGKNGFILWEKDIAKS; this is encoded by the coding sequence ATGAATAAAGCTGCGATTTTGCATATGAGTGAGAGTTTTATGGCCTATGCCACAGGCTCTGATGAATTAAATATTAGGCTTAGGACTGATAAAAAAGATAGGCTTGATATAAGCCTACTTTATACTTATAAATTTGATCAACCACGCCTTTGGCAGGAAGCTAAGATGGAAAAAACCTTCGAGGATGGATATTTTTCCTACTATGAAAGAGATTTAAAAATTACTGACAAGAGACTTGCCTATATTTTTAAGATAAGTGAAGGAAAAAAGACCTATTATTTTAGTGAAAATGGCTTGGAGGAAGATTTTGACTTTGATAATTTCTATTTCACATCTTTTCACATGCCCTATATCAACGAAGCAGATTTATTTAAGCCTGTGGAATGGATGAAGGAAGCTGTATTTTATCAGATATTTCCAGAAAGATTTAGGAGGGGAGATTTTTCTAAGGATGATTCTTATATAAACCAAGCCTGGACTGATCTACCAAGTCCAAATTCTTTTGCGGGCGGAGATATAAAGGGGATTATAGAAAAACTTGACCACATCAAGGGCCTCGGCGTGACTTGCTTATATTTGACCCCGATTTTCAAATCTCCAACCAACCATAAATATGACACTATAGATTATTTTGAAATAGATCCACAATTTGGCGATAAAAATGATTTTAAAAGGCTTGTAGAAAAGGCTCACAGCCTGGGCATAAGGATAGTCCTAGATGGAGTCTTTAACCACATGTGTCATGAAAATCCTATTTTTAAAGACGTAAGAGAAAAGGGAAAGGATTCTAAATTTTATGATTGGTTTTATATAGATGGAGATAAGGCTGATATAGAAAAAATTAATTATGAGACCTTCGCTCACGTTTATAATATGCCAAAGCTAAAAACTTCAAACAGAGGGGTCCAGGATTATTTGATAAAAATTGGCAAGTACTGGATAGAAGAATTTGATATTGACGGATGGAGGCTTGATGTTTCTGATGAAGTAAGCCATGATTTTTGGAAGAGATTCCGCAAAGAAATAAAATCCACAAAGGATGATGCAATCATAATTGGAGAAAATTGGCACAACGCAGAAACCTTTCTCAGAGGTGATGAATTTGATTCTATAATGAACTATGCCTTTACCAATGCTTGTCTAGATTACTTCAAGGGGGAAAAGACTGCCCAAGAAACAAGTGATTATTTAAATATGGTTATTATGAGAAATAGAGACCAGGCTAATAGGATGATGCTAAATTTCTTAGACACTCACGATACACCTAGGTTTATAACTGAAGTTGGTGGATCTTTGGATAAATTATTTGCAGCTCTTGCCCTAAATGTGGTCTATATGGGGGCAAGCTGTATTTATTATGGAACAGAAGTCGGCCTAGAAGGAAAGGGAGACCCTGACTGTAGGAGGGCTTTTCCTTGGGATATTTTAGGGGAAAAGCAAGAGCTTATAGAAAAAATTAAAAAAATCCTAGCTGTCAAAAAACATGAAACCATAAGAAATGGGGACATAAAAATATACAGCAAGGATGGCCTTCTAATCATAGAAAGATTTACTGATAAAAAAATCCTAAGCCTAGCTATAAATCTAGAAAGTGAAAGGGGTTTTGCTATTGGAGACAAGGATATTTTGCTTTCTAATAATTATTCAGACCCAATATTAGGAAAAAATGGTTTTATACTTTGGGAAAAAGATATAGCAAAATCTTGA
- the ulaG gene encoding L-ascorbate 6-phosphate lactonase yields MSQIDEITREKWILGAFPEWGTWLNEEIDEEVVEKGTFAMWWIGCTGIWFKTENDTNIAIDLWFGNGKRTKKVKDMAPYHQMRNMTGGKALQPNLRANPIVYDPFAVTKVDAVLSTHYHNDHIDPFFAAAVLKNCADDVPFIGPQESVNKWLSYGVPEDRCIVVKPGDEIKIKDTTILALDSFDRTCLVTTEVGEDIEGICPTNMDEKAVNYLIQMPAGTVYHTGDSHFSIGYAEVGKKYDIDIAFGSYGDNPVGNQDKMTSIDILRMAESVGCEVVIPIHHDVWTNFKADPKEIKYLWNYRKDRSKYKFKPYIWEVGGKYVWPTMKDELEYRYRPGFEDAFENPRNVPFKSIL; encoded by the coding sequence ATGAGCCAAATAGACGAGATTACAAGAGAAAAGTGGATCCTTGGTGCTTTTCCTGAGTGGGGAACCTGGCTAAATGAGGAAATCGATGAGGAAGTAGTAGAAAAAGGTACTTTTGCTATGTGGTGGATAGGATGTACTGGTATTTGGTTTAAGACAGAAAATGATACCAATATCGCTATTGACCTATGGTTTGGAAATGGAAAAAGAACAAAAAAGGTAAAGGACATGGCTCCTTACCACCAAATGAGAAATATGACTGGTGGCAAGGCTTTACAACCAAACCTCAGGGCAAATCCAATAGTGTATGATCCATTTGCAGTTACAAAGGTAGATGCAGTTTTATCAACACACTATCACAACGATCATATCGATCCTTTCTTCGCTGCAGCTGTTCTAAAAAACTGTGCTGATGATGTTCCATTTATAGGACCACAAGAGTCAGTTAATAAATGGCTATCATATGGAGTTCCAGAAGATAGGTGTATAGTTGTAAAACCAGGCGATGAGATAAAGATAAAGGATACTACTATATTAGCCCTTGATTCTTTTGACAGGACTTGCCTAGTTACAACTGAAGTTGGTGAGGATATAGAAGGAATTTGCCCAACAAATATGGATGAAAAGGCAGTAAACTATTTGATCCAAATGCCAGCTGGAACAGTTTACCACACCGGTGACTCTCATTTCTCAATTGGTTATGCAGAAGTAGGCAAGAAATATGATATAGATATAGCCTTTGGATCTTATGGGGATAACCCAGTGGGCAACCAAGACAAGATGACATCTATTGATATACTAAGGATGGCTGAGTCTGTTGGCTGTGAAGTTGTTATTCCGATCCACCATGATGTTTGGACAAACTTCAAGGCTGATCCAAAAGAGATAAAATATCTATGGAATTACAGAAAAGATAGGTCAAAATATAAGTTCAAACCATATATATGGGAAGTTGGCGGCAAGTATGTATGGCCAACAATGAAAGATGAGCTTGAGTATAGGTATAGACCAGGATTTGAAGATGCCTTCGAAAATCCAAGAAACGTACCATTTAAATCTATCTTATAA
- a CDS encoding PTS sugar transporter subunit IIB: MKIIVACANGAGTSLMMMNKIKQAFEELEYKGKLDISHCSLSEGKSTGRTADVIFCAINFMKDFDALKAKGVEIIGMKNILSKDEAKERILENNLLEK; the protein is encoded by the coding sequence ATGAAAATAATCGTTGCTTGTGCAAACGGAGCTGGCACATCTTTGATGATGATGAACAAGATAAAACAAGCTTTTGAGGAGTTAGAGTATAAAGGTAAACTAGATATATCTCACTGCTCCCTATCAGAGGGCAAATCTACAGGTAGAACAGCCGATGTTATATTTTGCGCTATAAACTTTATGAAAGACTTTGATGCTCTAAAGGCTAAGGGAGTAGAAATCATTGGCATGAAAAACATCCTATCAAAGGATGAGGCCAAAGAGAGAATTCTAGAAAACAATTTGCTAGAAAAGTAA
- a CDS encoding DeoR/GlpR family DNA-binding transcription regulator has product MKIKKSIVDNRRNNILNYIKKHKNATTQELVDKYEVSEITIRRDLDYLQSIGKIERYYGGAKVNEILDAKNMLIEEKKHRIAKKCADFIKEYDDIFINSSSTALLVLEYLKNKRINVITNNGKALSLDLDPMITVTLTGGKTSYPKNALTGSFAINNLKTLASDISIIGISGITKDGELTTSMMDEVEVNQYMINESTSKNILVCDSSKFLKVANFKVASLEKIDIVITDDDIDRNSINMLEKNKVQVILV; this is encoded by the coding sequence ATGAAAATAAAAAAATCAATTGTTGATAATAGAAGAAATAATATTCTAAATTATATAAAAAAACATAAAAATGCCACTACCCAGGAATTAGTTGACAAGTATGAAGTCTCAGAAATAACCATAAGAAGAGACCTAGATTATCTCCAATCCATTGGCAAGATCGAAAGATACTATGGGGGAGCCAAGGTCAACGAAATTTTAGACGCCAAAAATATGCTCATAGAGGAGAAAAAACACAGGATTGCTAAAAAATGCGCTGATTTTATCAAGGAATATGATGATATTTTTATAAACTCATCGTCTACAGCACTTTTGGTCCTAGAATATCTCAAAAATAAAAGGATAAATGTCATAACCAACAACGGCAAGGCCTTATCTTTGGACCTTGATCCAATGATAACTGTAACCTTGACTGGCGGCAAGACTTCCTATCCAAAAAATGCACTAACAGGGTCATTTGCCATAAATAATCTAAAAACTCTGGCATCTGATATTTCAATAATAGGGATCTCTGGTATCACCAAAGACGGGGAGCTAACCACATCTATGATGGATGAGGTCGAAGTCAACCAGTATATGATAAATGAATCTACCAGCAAAAATATCCTGGTCTGTGATTCATCCAAATTTTTAAAGGTTGCAAATTTTAAGGTAGCATCCTTAGAAAAAATAGACATAGTGATAACAGATGATGATATTGATAGAAACTCAATAAATATGCTAGAAAAAAATAAGGTTCAAGTCATATTGGTATAA
- a CDS encoding L-ribulose-5-phosphate 4-epimerase encodes MFEELKERVFKANLLLPKYDLVKFTWGNVSEITEDRKYIVIKPSGVSYDTMKASDMVVVDMDGNVVDGKLKPSSDTPTHIELYKAFPEISGITHTHSRWATIMAQAKLDIKATGTTHGDYFYGTIPVTRDMTKEEIEGAYEKNTGLVIIETFKEKNIKADQIPAVLVANHGPFTFGTDAEDSVFHSVVLEEVAFMGWHLESLGKHDSMSQDLLDKHYLRKHGENSYYGQD; translated from the coding sequence ATGTTTGAAGAATTAAAAGAAAGAGTTTTTAAAGCAAATCTCTTGCTTCCAAAATATGACCTAGTTAAATTTACCTGGGGCAATGTATCAGAAATCACAGAAGACAGAAAATATATAGTTATAAAACCATCAGGAGTTTCTTATGATACCATGAAGGCAAGCGACATGGTTGTAGTAGATATGGATGGCAATGTAGTAGATGGTAAGCTAAAACCATCAAGTGATACACCAACTCACATAGAGCTATACAAGGCCTTCCCAGAAATATCTGGCATAACCCACACCCACTCCAGATGGGCAACAATAATGGCCCAGGCCAAATTAGACATCAAAGCAACGGGCACAACCCATGGTGACTATTTCTACGGAACCATACCTGTAACAAGAGATATGACCAAGGAAGAAATAGAGGGTGCATACGAAAAAAATACTGGCCTTGTCATAATAGAAACATTTAAAGAAAAAAATATAAAAGCTGATCAAATACCAGCTGTCCTTGTAGCCAACCATGGACCATTTACCTTTGGCACCGATGCAGAAGACTCAGTATTTCATTCAGTAGTCCTAGAAGAAGTAGCCTTTATGGGATGGCACCTAGAATCTCTTGGCAAACATGATTCTATGAGCCAAGATTTATTAGATAAACATTATCTAAGAAAACACGGAGAAAATTCATATTATGGACAAGACTAA
- a CDS encoding flavocytochrome c, whose protein sequence is MTKNKKLLSLLLILGLGSNLVACSVSENPSKEESTKEALVTENKDKDKSDDKDKEKSESTKEEADTKLDQAKEEAEYKSDVLVIGGGGAGLVSALSAAQEGANVIVLEKQAAFGGATSMSSGKIPAVNTKEQEEAGIEDSVEAMMRDINRAGEYTQNQELLKVASEGAKPVKEWLETQGIKWNLETNSIYYGQTTHRIHVAEGSGAGIVKTLEERINENPNIIALKNMEAKELISQDGKVLGAIVEKDGKKIAFKADKVILATSGFGANKEMIEKYTPSIANGVANVAPGATGDGILWGMDLGADTAAMNAYQGYAPISFESHKSLGSAFLDNGGILVNKDGKRFINEYVGYSPLATAIVNQEDYFAYMIWDKNIADMDIPAVKNIGEDELIEAKNIEDLAEKTGINKENLQKEFDKYQEGIEKGEDYLNRTKLPKAFESPFYAVKVTGDYRHTQGGLVIDPETSQVLKKDGSKIDGLYGAGGVTEGFSSNGSNAYMAGNGLLQAFVYGRIAGINTAKNIENKVSNDEFAKQKDDLMIIANTINFDQIQVSDQKYKDGTYKGTGKGHGGDIEVEVVVKDGVIDQVNILNHSETAGISDPAIKEIPEMIKKANGSDIQVVSGATNTSNGIKQAVENALEEAK, encoded by the coding sequence ATGACAAAGAATAAAAAACTTTTAAGCCTTTTGTTGATCTTAGGGCTTGGATCAAATCTAGTAGCTTGCTCGGTATCGGAAAATCCTAGCAAGGAAGAAAGCACCAAAGAAGCTCTTGTGACAGAAAACAAAGACAAAGACAAGTCAGATGACAAAGACAAGGAAAAGTCTGAGTCTACAAAAGAAGAAGCTGATACAAAATTAGACCAAGCTAAAGAAGAAGCAGAATACAAGTCAGATGTCCTAGTCATAGGTGGTGGGGGAGCAGGTCTTGTCTCTGCCCTATCTGCAGCACAAGAGGGGGCCAATGTCATAGTATTAGAAAAACAAGCCGCTTTTGGTGGAGCTACATCTATGTCAAGTGGCAAGATCCCAGCAGTAAATACCAAGGAACAAGAAGAAGCAGGAATAGAAGATAGCGTAGAAGCTATGATGAGAGATATAAACCGTGCTGGTGAATATACTCAAAACCAAGAGCTTTTAAAAGTTGCAAGCGAGGGTGCAAAGCCAGTCAAAGAGTGGCTAGAGACCCAGGGTATAAAATGGAATCTTGAAACAAATTCTATCTATTATGGCCAAACAACCCACCGTATCCACGTTGCTGAAGGATCAGGTGCTGGCATTGTCAAAACCCTAGAAGAAAGAATAAATGAAAATCCAAACATAATTGCCCTAAAAAATATGGAGGCAAAAGAACTCATTAGCCAAGACGGCAAGGTTTTGGGAGCTATAGTAGAAAAAGATGGCAAAAAAATAGCCTTCAAGGCTGATAAGGTCATCCTTGCAACTTCAGGTTTTGGTGCCAACAAAGAAATGATTGAAAAATATACCCCATCAATTGCAAATGGAGTTGCAAATGTGGCTCCAGGAGCAACTGGTGATGGTATCTTGTGGGGTATGGATTTAGGTGCTGACACTGCAGCCATGAATGCCTACCAAGGCTATGCTCCAATCAGTTTTGAAAGTCACAAATCCTTGGGATCTGCATTTTTAGATAATGGTGGCATCCTAGTAAACAAGGACGGAAAGAGATTTATAAACGAATACGTTGGCTATTCTCCACTTGCGACAGCCATAGTCAACCAAGAAGATTATTTTGCCTATATGATTTGGGATAAAAATATAGCTGATATGGATATACCAGCTGTGAAAAATATAGGTGAAGATGAATTGATAGAGGCAAAAAATATAGAAGACCTTGCTGAAAAAACTGGTATAAATAAAGAAAATTTACAAAAAGAATTTGATAAATACCAAGAGGGCATAGAAAAAGGTGAGGACTACCTAAATAGGACCAAGCTTCCAAAAGCTTTTGAGTCTCCTTTCTATGCAGTCAAAGTTACAGGCGACTACAGGCACACCCAAGGTGGTCTTGTCATAGATCCTGAGACCAGCCAAGTCCTAAAAAAAGATGGGAGTAAGATTGATGGCCTATATGGGGCTGGTGGAGTTACAGAAGGATTTTCAAGTAATGGGTCGAATGCCTACATGGCAGGCAATGGACTCTTGCAAGCTTTTGTCTATGGTAGGATAGCAGGTATCAATACTGCAAAAAATATAGAAAATAAAGTTTCAAATGACGAATTTGCTAAACAAAAAGACGATCTTATGATTATAGCAAATACAATAAATTTTGACCAGATTCAGGTATCTGATCAAAAATATAAAGACGGGACCTACAAAGGCACTGGTAAGGGCCATGGTGGCGATATAGAAGTCGAAGTTGTAGTTAAGGATGGTGTGATAGATCAAGTAAACATTCTAAACCATTCTGAAACTGCTGGTATTTCAGACCCGGCCATAAAAGAAATCCCTGAAATGATCAAAAAAGCTAATGGATCAGATATTCAGGTTGTATCTGGGGCTACAAATACTTCAAATGGCATAAAACAAGCTGTTGAAAATGCCTTAGAAGAAGCTAAATAA
- a CDS encoding dicarboxylate/amino acid:cation symporter, with the protein MKYLALLVGLALFYVLSLLKKKGKSFSLRVILGSIFGIVTGFIFKGQTELLGIFGEIYANLLFALVMPLLLTSVIKVVISSKNLSYLKTVGAKTVGILSLHNVLGSLIGVVLAVVFSIGKGANIPIEKASEIREVPSFAQAIIDFFPKNIVADAADGKVIPVIVFALLIGIVFLRLEEKGEAEKIAPFRDFIEAFSEIINSLVSFVTSFTPYAVLSLIASAVARIDYTAIKPLVFILLLTYLASFIHSYITTGALLKIFGKVNPFKFFRKNFPVQTIAFTTQSSVGSIPANVDNLVNNFGVSENIASFVAPAGATMGMPGCAGFWPVLAAILTGNVLGLNYGIDSYIKLVLVALLVSLGTVGVPGTATIATTAVFAAMGLPVEMVVILAPISSLADMGRTATNVTAASSAAIIVGASEDKLDREIYNK; encoded by the coding sequence ATGAAATATCTTGCATTGTTAGTGGGATTGGCACTTTTTTATGTCCTATCCTTGCTAAAGAAAAAGGGAAAATCATTTTCTCTTAGAGTTATATTAGGATCAATTTTTGGTATAGTTACAGGCTTTATATTTAAAGGCCAAACTGAATTATTAGGCATTTTTGGGGAAATATATGCCAATTTGTTATTTGCCCTAGTTATGCCCCTGCTACTGACATCAGTAATAAAAGTTGTTATATCTAGCAAAAATTTGTCATATCTAAAAACAGTAGGTGCCAAGACTGTGGGGATTTTATCTCTACACAATGTACTTGGTTCCCTTATTGGAGTGGTTTTGGCGGTTGTATTTTCTATAGGCAAGGGAGCAAATATTCCTATAGAAAAGGCCAGTGAAATTAGAGAAGTACCTAGCTTTGCTCAAGCTATTATAGATTTTTTCCCAAAAAATATAGTAGCAGATGCTGCTGATGGCAAGGTCATACCTGTCATTGTATTTGCCCTTTTGATAGGAATTGTATTTTTGAGATTAGAAGAAAAAGGTGAGGCGGAAAAAATTGCACCATTCAGGGATTTTATAGAAGCTTTTTCTGAAATAATCAATAGTCTGGTAAGCTTTGTGACTTCCTTTACTCCTTATGCAGTCCTTTCTCTAATAGCAAGCGCTGTTGCAAGGATAGACTACACTGCTATCAAGCCTTTGGTTTTTATTTTGCTTTTGACCTACCTAGCATCATTTATACATTCCTATATCACAACTGGTGCTTTGCTTAAAATTTTTGGCAAAGTTAATCCTTTCAAATTTTTTAGGAAAAACTTTCCTGTCCAGACTATAGCCTTTACAACCCAGTCATCAGTAGGATCTATCCCTGCCAATGTCGATAATTTGGTAAATAACTTTGGAGTTTCAGAAAATATAGCATCCTTTGTAGCACCTGCTGGAGCGACAATGGGTATGCCAGGTTGTGCTGGATTTTGGCCGGTCCTTGCAGCGATTTTGACTGGAAATGTTTTGGGGCTAAATTATGGGATTGATTCCTATATAAAATTAGTCTTAGTAGCTCTTTTGGTTTCCCTAGGGACAGTTGGGGTTCCTGGCACAGCTACAATTGCAACTACAGCAGTTTTTGCAGCTATGGGTCTACCTGTAGAAATGGTTGTAATCCTAGCTCCAATTTCATCTCTTGCAGATATGGGCAGGACAGCTACAAATGTCACCGCAGCATCATCCGCAGCTATCATAGTAGGAGCAAGTGAAGATAAATTAGATAGGGAAATTTATAATAAGTGA